From Bacteroidota bacterium, a single genomic window includes:
- a CDS encoding DNA cytosine methyltransferase has product MMQLNFIDLFAGAGGFSEGFVRAGFRPLAHVDMDANACATLRTRVAFHELRSTKKGMQLYERYLRNEISQAQLYSEVNQDALSQVIHAQISWDTMGDIFKRIDELVAWRKVHVIVGGPPCQAYSVVGRARDPQGMQNDRRNYLYQYYGEVLRRYQPEFFVFENVSGLLSAGNRSYFEEMQALFKYCGYSLDFKVLNAADFGVLQERKRVILVGKRMATTFEFAWPNPTENSFQVGSDLFSDLPFLKAGDAISILPYAGRPTKYLKQSGIRNGISFVSQHITRPHHPRDLEIYRIAALQLQNEGNRLKYSELPEDLRSHQNQEDFSDRFKVVNPNGKSHTLVAHISKDGHHFIHPDPEQNRSISVREAARIQSFPDDYFFEGGRTAAFKQIGNAVPPLLAEAIGKALREYFKA; this is encoded by the coding sequence ATGATGCAACTGAATTTCATTGACTTGTTTGCCGGAGCTGGCGGATTTTCGGAAGGGTTCGTACGTGCGGGTTTCCGACCACTCGCACATGTGGACATGGACGCGAACGCATGCGCGACCTTGCGTACGCGCGTTGCCTTTCACGAATTGCGGTCGACCAAAAAGGGAATGCAGCTGTACGAACGCTACCTTCGGAACGAAATCAGCCAAGCGCAACTTTATTCCGAGGTGAATCAGGATGCACTTTCTCAGGTGATCCATGCTCAAATTTCGTGGGACACAATGGGGGACATTTTCAAAAGAATCGATGAATTGGTCGCTTGGCGAAAGGTACATGTGATTGTTGGCGGTCCGCCTTGTCAGGCTTATTCGGTGGTCGGTAGGGCGCGAGACCCACAGGGAATGCAAAATGACCGTCGAAACTATTTGTATCAGTACTACGGTGAAGTTCTGCGCCGCTATCAGCCAGAATTTTTTGTCTTTGAAAATGTCTCGGGACTTTTGTCGGCTGGGAACCGGTCTTATTTCGAGGAAATGCAGGCTTTGTTCAAATATTGCGGCTATTCCTTGGACTTCAAAGTATTAAATGCAGCTGATTTTGGCGTATTGCAAGAACGCAAACGGGTGATCCTTGTTGGCAAGCGAATGGCTACAACGTTTGAATTTGCATGGCCGAATCCGACCGAAAATTCGTTTCAGGTGGGTAGCGATCTTTTTTCAGACTTGCCGTTTCTGAAAGCAGGCGATGCAATCTCTATACTTCCCTATGCTGGCCGACCCACCAAATATCTGAAGCAATCAGGAATCCGGAACGGAATCTCGTTTGTGAGCCAACACATTACGCGACCGCACCATCCACGGGATTTGGAGATTTACCGGATCGCCGCTTTACAGTTGCAAAACGAAGGTAATCGGCTCAAATATTCTGAATTGCCTGAAGATCTTCGGTCACACCAAAACCAAGAAGACTTTTCGGACCGTTTCAAAGTCGTCAACCCCAATGGAAAATCGCATACCTTGGTGGCCCACATTTCCAAGGATGGTCACCATTTCATTCATCCCGATCCTGAGCAGAATCGTTCCATATCTGTCCGGGAGGCCGCACGCATTCAATCTTTTCCAGACGATTATTTTTTCGAAGGCGGCAGGACAGCGGCTTTCAAGCAGATCGGAAATGCTGTTCCGCCTTTGTTGGCTGAGGCTATTGGAAAGGCGTTGAGGGAATATTTCAAGGCCTAG